Within Sorangiineae bacterium MSr11367, the genomic segment ACCGTTTCCCAGCCGCCCGTGTGGATCGTCACCACCACGAGCCCCTTGTTATGGGCGGCCGCTTCCAGGACGCGCTCGCGGCCGATCAGCTCGGCTTCCGGAAGCCGCCCATTCTTGGAGCCGTTGGACAGCACCTCGGCGAGGCATCCCGCGTAGTTCGTGAACGTGCGGCCCGTTTCCACGACCTCGCGCAGCGGGGAGGCGTCGCCTCGAATGCGCCGCAGGTTGGAGACCACCTTGCGGCGCGCGCTGGGCACGAAGACGGCCCCGGCCAGCCCAAAGAAGGCGGGGCTATGTTTTACCCACCACTCGGGGCCCTGTTGGGCGCCCCAGGCTGCAATCCTTCTCCAAAATAGACCGTCGTGAGCTAGAGCTGCCAAAGGTTTGGGCATGGTGAAAATCGGCCCCTCGCTTCTACCACAGTCCACCTTGCGACAGCCCACGCTTGCGCCGTCCCCAGCGTAACGGTAAGCGCTCACCTACCGCGCAGTCGGAGATCAAGTGGCGCGGATGATCCAGGGACGAGGGATATCCATACTTGGGAGGCCAGAGCCCCACAGCAGGCGCACGCATCCCCGACCATTTGCGCAAATCGTCTCATGCACGACGACGCGTAGCTCTTGGCACGATGGGTGGAATTGACGTTCTCGCTCGCGCAGGAGGCGCCCCATCATGGAACTTCGAAAAGTGGCTTTGGCCGTGGGCTCGATGATTGTCGTCACGGCGTCTTCCGGGTGCGGCGTCGTCGGCTCGATATTCGGTAGCAGCGACGACTCGAGTGGCGGCGGCAATGGCGGGAGCGACCCTGGAGGCGGCTTTTCCGGCGACCTCGGTGGAGTCGGGGGACTCGGGGATCTCGAAGCGTGCGCCACGTCGAGTGCGCGCGGGACGCTGCAGCCCGTCAATTTGATCGTGATGTTCGACAGGTCGGGCAGCATGGGCAAGTACCAAGACAACAACGGTGTGGAGTACGACAACACCGCGCAGCGGTGGGTGCCCGTCAGTCAAGGAATGGCAGCGTTCTTCTCCGATCCTCAGTCGGCCGGGCTCAATGCGACCCTTCAGTTCTTCCCTCCGGACCGTGGAAACAAGTGTGACGCGTCGGCGTATCGCAACCCCGCGGTGCAGCGAACGCCCCTGCCGAGCAATGAATTCGGTGACGCCATTTCGAGCACCGGCCCCAGTGGCGATACACCAACGCGCGGAGCGCTCCTGGGGGCGTTCGCGATCGCGCAAAACACTCTCGCGTCGAATCCCGATGAGCGAGCGGTGGTCGTTCTCGTGACGGACGGGCAGCCGACGGCGTGTGGGCAACTGCAGGGCGTCTACGACACGGCCCGCTCGGGCTTGAACGGCAAGCCATCGATCTCGACCTACGTCGTCGGTGTGGGTCCCGACACAGGCAACCTCGACGAGATCGCGCGCAACGGCGGTACGGGCAAGGCCACCTACGTGGCGGAAAATAGTGACCCTGGGAAAACCAGCAGCGATCTGGTCGCGCAGCTTAATAAGATCCGGGGTGAGGTCATGTCATGCTCGTTCGCCATCCCCAGCCCGGGTGAAGGCAAGCAGCTCGACACCAACGCGGTGAACGTTGTGCTTACACCGACCGGTGGGAAGGCCTCCACATTGAGCTACAGCTCGGAGTGCCAAGGCGGAGCGGGATGGCACTACGACGATCCATCTGCTCCGAGATCCATCGAACTATGCGAATCGACGTGCGACAGCGTTAAGCAAGACAAAGGTGCAAAGATCGCTATTGCGTTTGGGTGCGCCACCAACGGCAAAGTTAACTAAGCAA encodes:
- a CDS encoding VWA domain-containing protein; amino-acid sequence: MELRKVALAVGSMIVVTASSGCGVVGSIFGSSDDSSGGGNGGSDPGGGFSGDLGGVGGLGDLEACATSSARGTLQPVNLIVMFDRSGSMGKYQDNNGVEYDNTAQRWVPVSQGMAAFFSDPQSAGLNATLQFFPPDRGNKCDASAYRNPAVQRTPLPSNEFGDAISSTGPSGDTPTRGALLGAFAIAQNTLASNPDERAVVVLVTDGQPTACGQLQGVYDTARSGLNGKPSISTYVVGVGPDTGNLDEIARNGGTGKATYVAENSDPGKTSSDLVAQLNKIRGEVMSCSFAIPSPGEGKQLDTNAVNVVLTPTGGKASTLSYSSECQGGAGWHYDDPSAPRSIELCESTCDSVKQDKGAKIAIAFGCATNGKVN